In Alkalicoccobacillus plakortidis, the genomic stretch ATATAGATCGGCATAATACTCAGGGCGCATATTTCCACCACAACCCCAATTCTCATTACCTACGCCAAAATAAGTGAGTGACCATGACTTGTCCTGTCCATTCTTGCGTCTCAAGTCAGCCATTGGTGACTCACCGTCAAACGTAATATACTCAACCCATTCCTGCATTTCCTGAACTGTGCCACTGCCTACATTTCCGTTTACATAAGGTTCAGCACCAATTAATTCACATAAAAGAAAGAACTCATGCGTACCAAAGTGGTTGTTTTCAACCACTCCACCCCAGTGGGTATTAACCATACGCTTTCTACCTTCTCTTGGTCCAATTCCATCCTTCCAATGATATTCATCTGCAAAGCAGCCTCCTGGCCAACGTAGAACAGGGATCTCTAATTCTTTTAATGCCTGAAGTACATCATTTCGAATACCTTTATTATTTGGGATTTCAGAATCCTCTCCAACCCAAATTCCTTCGTAAATACATCTACCTAAATGCTCGGCAAAATGTCCGTGAATGTTTCGGTTAATTAATGCACCTTCCCCATCAAAATGAATGATCGCTTTTGTATTCATTCAGCATTTCCTCCTTTAAAATCATAGCGCTTACATTTATATCTTCATCTTATACGTACAAGTGTAGTTCGTCTATCTTTTTTTCTGATTTTTTGAGCGGGCGAAGATATTCCACTCCCGCTCTTCTTTTATTTAAACCGACTTTTTGAGGAATGAGTTAACACTAATGTTAGTCCTAGCTTTTCTGTAATTGTTAGATAATGCATAAGCGTAAGCAATACGGCTCCTACATTCATCCCGATAATGATGCCATCCATTTGAAGTGAGGGCAAAGAACCTAATGTAAACATCAGTAAAAACGAGACACCAGTTGACCAAACAGAATGCATAAAGGCTTCGCGCACTAATCCAATCCCAATTAGATATGCCTGCATTGGAATCGCAAAATAATGAAAGAGAAAATAAGGTACTAGCAAAGTAAGATATCCCGATGCAGGAGAATGCTCAAAAAACAAATCCGTCATCGGTTCAGCTAGAAAATAAAAGATCATGACAACAGGTAGGCTGTAGGCAAATGTTACACCCATCGCCTGCCTTAGCAGCTTTGCTAGAGAGTGAAAGTCGCCCTTTGAATAACCAGAAGAAACAAGTGGCACCATGACTGTAAGTAGTGAGTGCGCAATAAATGCGGGAAAAAAACCAATCGTAAAGGCAACTCCAGCAAGCTTACCATATTGAATAAGTGCCATACCCTCCATCAGCCCAGCCTTTGAAAGTGCGGTTGTGATGAGAAATGGTTTAACCGCAAACGTGATCGCATGGAAAACTCGTAGCCCTGTAGTTGGCAAAGAGACAGCCAAAAGAGATTGATAAATTTCTTTATTTTCGATCGGTTTTTGTTCATTTTTCCTAAGACGATTTATTTGTATCACAAAAGCTGTACCCATATAAAACAGAACAAGGATCTCACTTAATACCACCGTGCCTAATGCAACAAATATAGCGGTTTGACTCTGAAACTGAAACACTTTAAATACCCCATAAAGAATCGTCAGCTGAGCTCCTCGTTTTAATAAATTGATTACAGCAATTTTTTTGGTATGCTGTGCTCCTACAAAATAACCTCGTGCCACTGAAGAAAAGGTGACAATAGGAATCAAAAGAATAAGCATCCATTTTACAAGGGGATGATAATGATCTAGTACTGGTAAATTCGGCAAGATAAAAAAGGCAGCCGTTAAGCATGTTGTAGCCACAATAATAGCAAGCTTTAATGCTGCTTTTAAGAGACTAATATGCTCAGAGTTCTCACGCTCTGCAACCATTTTTGATACAGAGACCTGCAGTTCAAGACTAGATAGCACAACGACAAATACTAAGGTAGGCAAAATAGCCATATATAATCCGAAATTATGCTCGCCTAGCTCATTAGCCAGGACTACATTTATAAGAAACTCCAATGATTCTCCTGCTAGAGCTGCTGTACTTAACAACAACGCCCCACGAAAAAAAGGGTTCATGCACATGTCCACTCCTTTATCCATCTCTCATACTACTTATATGAGGGATGTCCATTAAATATGGGTACAACCCATAAATAAAGAAGTGAATACTTGTGCATAAACCCAAAAAGTTACGTTAATTTGTGTCCCATAAAGCCTGGCGAGAAGTAGTAATTGCGTGTGCTCCTGCATCAATCGCCCGGTTCATATCTTGTTCGTTTTCAATTAAGCCGCCTGCAATAACAGATATTCCAGTTGCTTTTTGAACTTTTGAAATTAGCTCTGGAACAACTCCAGGCAATACTTCAATTAAATCTGGCTCAACTTTTTCAGCTAGTTTATAGCTTGTCTCTAAGGCGATCGTATCAAGTAAAAATAAACGTTGCACCGCAATTAAGCCATTTTTTTTGGCCGTTTTTAACACTTCACCTCTTGTTGAGATTAACCCAGCTTGGTCGTAAGTTCTGACACAAAAATTCTGCGGCATACTTATCACTCTTTAATCCTTGGATCATATCGGCGTGAAGCAGCAGTTTTTTATTGTGCGCTTTTGCATATTTAGCTACACCTACTAGCTGAGAAATATGCAGATCAAGCATCACAATATAGGTGTAATCACTCTCCAGAACCTTTTCAAAATCCTTCATTTTTTTAATAGCTGGAAGTATTCTTTGTCCGTCAAACATGTCTTGCTCTCCTCTTTAGCTTACAGGATTGGTTAGTTGACCGTGTGCTTAAAGGAAACTGCATCAATTTGTTTATCCAAATCTTGTGTAAACTGATCTTTTTGTTCTGTGTTCCAGTTTAAACGATCTGCCATTTCATTAACAACTAAATCCTTATATTTGAGGACTTTCTCAATATGGAAGTATAAATAACCGGTTCTACGCACAAAAAAGTCTAGAGGCTTTGCCGTCATTTCATGCTCTAACGCATAATCAAGTGCAGCTTGAAGGTAAGGTGGAAGCCCAGTTTCAGGTGTCTGTTTTACATAAGAATAAACGGTATCAACATTTGATCCATAGCGGTGAACCAATTCTGATGCTTCTTCTTCTGATAAACCAAGCTCAAGACCTTTTCCAACTTGTTTTTTGACAAATGTATCAAATTGACCAGAACCGCCTACATCTCCACCAGATAAGAGCATTTTCTCGGTTTTACAAGCTGGAAGTCACCCGGAAGTTCTTTTGTCACCATGTTCACAACACTGTCAGCCATTTTTCTATAACCAGTTAGCTTTCCGCCTGCAATGGTAAACAGCCCACTATCTGAACGGAAGATTTCATCTTTACGAGAGATATCTGAAGGATCTTTGCCTTCTTCATGAATCAATGGACGTAATCCAGACCAACTTGATTCTACATCTTCTGCATGAAGATCCAATTCTGGAAACATACCATTTGCAGCGTTCAGAATATAATCTACATCTTCTTTGGTCACTCCTGGATCTGCTTGATCACCTTTGTAATTTGTATCAGTGGTGCCAATATACGTTTTGCCTTCACGAGGAATGGCAAACATCATGCGACCATCTTTAAAAGGTGTATCAAAATAAAGCGCGCTTCGTAACGGGAAACGTTTGCCACTTACAACTAAGTGAACACCTTTTGTTAAGTGAATCGTTTTCCCTTTTTTAGAATTGTCCTTCTCACGTAGCAAGTCTACCCACGGTCCAGTGGCATTAACGATTTTTTTCGCATAGATATCTCGTTTTTCTCCAGTAATTAAATCAGTTGTTTGCACGCCTACTACTTTTTTATCCTTATAAAGGAATGTCTCTGCTTTTACATAGTTAGAAGCTAGTAGTCCGTGGTCTTCTGCTTTCTTCATCACTTCAATAGTTAATCTAGCATCATCTGTCCGATACTCAACGTAAACTCCTGCACCCTTTAATCCCTCTTTATTTAACAGTGGTTCTTTCGAAACGGCATTCTCTGATTTTAGCATGTTTCTTCGTTCATCTTTCTTAACAC encodes the following:
- a CDS encoding oligosaccharide flippase family protein is translated as MNPFFRGALLLSTAALAGESLEFLINVVLANELGEHNFGLYMAILPTLVFVVVLSSLELQVSVSKMVAERENSEHISLLKAALKLAIIVATTCLTAAFFILPNLPVLDHYHPLVKWMLILLIPIVTFSSVARGYFVGAQHTKKIAVINLLKRGAQLTILYGVFKVFQFQSQTAIFVALGTVVLSEILVLFYMGTAFVIQINRLRKNEQKPIENKEIYQSLLAVSLPTTGLRVFHAITFAVKPFLITTALSKAGLMEGMALIQYGKLAGVAFTIGFFPAFIAHSLLTVMVPLVSSGYSKGDFHSLAKLLRQAMGVTFAYSLPVVMIFYFLAEPMTDLFFEHSPASGYLTLLVPYFLFHYFAIPMQAYLIGIGLVREAFMHSVWSTGVSFLLMFTLGSLPSLQMDGIIIGMNVGAVLLTLMHYLTITEKLGLTLVLTHSSKSRFK